The proteins below come from a single Gadus chalcogrammus isolate NIFS_2021 unplaced genomic scaffold, NIFS_Gcha_1.0 GACHA070, whole genome shotgun sequence genomic window:
- the LOC130378204 gene encoding uncharacterized protein LOC130378204: MAGEKKSAAAHRHYLLCPVCLRTQESLSCHLRRVCMKDKTPSQILEVVEKAKKDVCDLLKNGRAFSYAVLKQIVSSPNPIEGLIEELKYHHLFVTGVPPPLPIGNPRLVTETLSECPGEAPGETEPSDVESCGSNELFQCRQEKTYTKDKMVKAKDLGILKKHSADHPLLKRFADYLKNDYENAKYQQEVDTVSRYLYFADPTEPSLKFVNDREKLRDFLGQQAKAGYKAQTSGNYIKCLKRFLEFHLTRTGLRQDDRELYKQCTLYLSFLTSSQSVLSKQASKEIVQKRHALLFDKSQPTPRECLAVLDKGEGDLVKIMNQLDDSSSSSLSMTECIFVLYYLEAIVILRHCQRPCVVQSMKVKEWLERKHADDDSIVFVKDHKTAAHFVVSIVLSKKEEAWFEKYYNKVRPQLLAGERKRKRDEQDEKDGDDFFFVSSRGKPIYNAAGDLIKLQQKCNVPQVSSQVVRRVFETAANRLDDPQKKAVSDYLG, encoded by the exons ATGGCTGGGGAAAA GAAATCTGCAGCTGCACATAGACACTATCTACTCTGTCCAGTTTGTTTGAGGACCCAAGAGTCTCTATCCTGTCACCTGCGCAGAGTCTGCATGAAGGATAAGACACCATCACAGATCCTAGAGGTGGTTGAAAAGGCCAAGAAAGATGTGTGTGACCTCCTGAAGAATGGACGGGCTTTTAGTTATGCAGTCCTGAAGCAAATCGTCTCATCACCAAATCCAATCGAAGGATTGATTGAGGAGCTGAAATACCATCACTTGTTTGTGACAggagtccctcctcctctgcccattGGTAATCCAAGGTTGGTCACCGAAACCCTTTCTGAATGCCCTGGGGAGGCACCCGGAGAGACAGAGCCATCTGATGTGGAATCTTGCGGCAGCAATGAGCTTTTTCAATGTAGACAAGAGAAAACGTATACCAAAGACAAAATGGTGAAAGCGAAGGATTTAGGCATTTTGAAAAAGCATTCAGCAGATCATCCATTGCTCAAGCGCTTTGCCGACTACCTAAAGAATGATTACGAAAATGCAAAGTACCAACAGGAGGTTGACACTGTTTCCCGGTACCTGTATTTTGCTGATCCTACGGAACCATCTTTGAAGTTTGTCAATGACAGAGAGAAGCTCAGAGACTTCCTGGGTCAACAGGCTAAGGCAGGGTATAAGGCACAAACATCAGGAAATTACATCAAGTGCTTGAAAAGGTTCTTGGAGTTCCACTTGACAAGGACCGGCTTGAGACAGGATGACAGGGAGCTCTACAAGCAGTGCACGTTATATTTGAGTTTTTTAACTTCTTCACAGAGTGTCCTCTCTAAGCAAGCGAGCAAAGAAATTGTGCAAAAGAGGCATGCCTTGTTGTTTGACAAAAGTCAACCCACACCTCGTGAATGCTTGGCTGTTCTTGATAAAGGTGAAGGTGACTTAGTGAAAATCATGAATCAACTTGATGAcagttcttcttcctccctgagTATGACTGAGTGCATATTTGTGCTATACTATCTTGAGGCAATTGTCATACTAAGACACTGCCAACGGCCATGTGTGGTGCAGAGCATGAAG GTCAAGGAATGGCTTGAACGGAAACACGCAGATGATGATTCAATCGTTTTTGTAAAGGACCACAAGACGGCTGCACATTTTGTGGTCTCAATTGTCCTGtccaagaaggaggaggcgtggtttGAGAAATATTACAACAAAGTGCGGCCACAGCTCCTTGCTGGCGAAAGGAAACGTAAGCGAGATGAGCAGGATGAGAAGGATGGAGatgattttttctttgtgtcctcCCGCGGTAAGCCAATTTACAATGCAGCTGGTGATCTGATAAAGCTCCAGCAAAAGTGCAACGTCCCCCAGGTGAGCAGCCAGGTTGTACGGAGGGTATTTGAGACAGCAGCTAACCGCCTGGATGACCCTCAGAAGAAAGCAGTTTCTGACTACCTgggatga